The following proteins are co-located in the Micromonospora viridifaciens genome:
- a CDS encoding cupin domain-containing protein, translated as MDDRVYVGNAAVDGAADAGWLLGHFKPPGDVRHSTEVEVKWGVHLAGEARSAWVTGERRTALLVLISGAFRVELPDRTVVLREPGDYVVWGRGVDHSWYAERESVVLTVRWPSVPGYRVDPPVRR; from the coding sequence ATGGACGATCGGGTGTACGTCGGGAACGCGGCGGTGGACGGGGCGGCCGACGCGGGCTGGCTGCTCGGCCACTTCAAGCCGCCCGGCGACGTGCGGCACAGCACCGAGGTCGAGGTGAAGTGGGGCGTGCACCTGGCCGGGGAGGCCCGCTCGGCATGGGTGACGGGGGAGCGGCGTACCGCGCTGCTGGTGCTGATCAGCGGGGCGTTCCGGGTCGAGCTGCCGGATCGGACGGTGGTGCTGCGCGAGCCGGGCGACTACGTGGTGTGGGGCCGGGGCGTGGACCATTCCTGGTACGCCGAGCGGGAGTCGGTGGTGCTCACGGTGCGCTGGCCGTCGGTGCCGGGCTACCGGGTGGACCCGCCGGTGCGCCGCTGA
- a CDS encoding DUF2267 domain-containing protein — MAEQLSTAIESSIEKTNLILKDIEQAYGWPKSQRNQSYCALRTVLHLLRDRMPVQESVEFAQQLPLVLRGIYFDGWQPMDVPVKLNRDDFLFEVRQRFPYDVEGGTERVVQVVLDALSQRITPGQWQDVKDNMPKDLVQSFP; from the coding sequence ATGGCTGAGCAGCTGAGTACCGCGATTGAATCCTCCATCGAGAAGACCAACCTGATCCTCAAGGACATCGAGCAGGCCTACGGGTGGCCGAAGTCGCAACGCAACCAGTCCTACTGCGCCCTGCGTACGGTGCTGCACCTGCTGCGCGACCGGATGCCGGTGCAGGAGAGCGTCGAGTTCGCCCAGCAGTTGCCGCTGGTGCTGCGCGGCATCTACTTCGACGGCTGGCAGCCGATGGACGTGCCGGTGAAGCTGAACCGGGACGACTTCCTCTTCGAGGTGCGGCAACGCTTCCCGTACGACGTCGAGGGCGGCACCGAGCGGGTGGTCCAGGTGGTGCTGGACGCCCTGAGCCAGCGCATCACCCCGGGTCAGTGGCAGGACGTGAAGGACAACATGCCCAAGGACCTGGTGCAGAGCTTTCCCTGA
- a CDS encoding nucleoside/nucleotide kinase family protein, whose amino-acid sequence MRVRPISPERLVAELTDRLAGTAVPGRLRVAVDGPPAADPDALAAALVDPLRAAGRPVLHVRAADFLRPASVRLEHGRTNPDAYYEGWLDEAGLRREVLDPAGPDGAGRLLPSLWDAGADRASRAAYVELPPGGVVLVSGSLLLGGGLPFDVTVHVELSPAALDRRTDPGLRWTLPAFARYADEVAPASFADVVVRADDPRHPALVEAA is encoded by the coding sequence GTGCGCGTCCGTCCGATCAGTCCCGAGCGACTCGTCGCCGAGTTGACCGACCGGCTCGCCGGCACCGCCGTACCGGGTCGGTTGCGGGTCGCGGTCGACGGTCCGCCGGCCGCTGACCCGGACGCCCTCGCCGCCGCCCTGGTGGATCCACTGCGCGCCGCGGGGCGTCCGGTGCTGCACGTACGGGCCGCAGACTTCCTCCGGCCCGCCTCCGTCCGCCTGGAACACGGCCGGACCAACCCCGACGCGTACTACGAGGGCTGGCTCGACGAGGCCGGGCTGCGCCGGGAGGTGCTCGACCCGGCCGGCCCGGACGGCGCGGGGCGCCTGCTGCCGTCGCTCTGGGACGCCGGGGCCGACCGGGCCAGCCGGGCGGCGTACGTCGAGCTGCCGCCCGGCGGGGTGGTGCTGGTCAGCGGCTCGCTGCTGCTCGGCGGCGGGCTGCCGTTCGACGTCACCGTGCACGTGGAGCTCTCCCCGGCCGCGCTGGACCGGCGGACCGACCCCGGCCTGCGCTGGACCCTGCCCGCCTTCGCCCGCTACGCCGACGAGGTCGCCCCCGCCTCCTTCGCCGACGTGGTGGTGCGGGCCGACGACCCGCGCCACCCGGCCCTGGTCGAGGCCGCCTGA
- a CDS encoding IS110 family RNA-guided transposase has protein sequence MLEQTQDREEIISRVAALDIGKASLVCCVRVPDEARPGRRLQEVQTYSTMTRSLAGMAERLRGLGVTRVVMEATSDYWKPAFYLLEAYGFEVWLVNARDVKHLPGRPKTDKLDAVWLCKVAERQMIRPSFVPPPPIRMLRDLTRYRVDLVAQAGAERNRVEKLLEDAQIKLSVVVSDLFGVSGRAMMAALIAGRRDPKSLAQMARSSLRRKIPALEEALTGHFNDHHAFLLGKMIARVEAIEADIAEVDARIEAQLAPFVEAAARLIEIPGVGPAAAAAIIAEIGVDMSRFPTPAHLAGWARFAPGVKESAGRKKGSGSTGHGNPYLARVLGQIAVSAARTNTFLGERYRRIARRRGAKRAIVAVGRSVLTIIWHLLADPEAHFQDLGADFYLSRTDTERRKRNHISQLEALGYRVTLELAA, from the coding sequence TTGCTGGAGCAGACGCAGGACCGGGAAGAGATCATTTCGCGCGTCGCGGCGTTGGACATTGGCAAGGCGTCGCTGGTGTGCTGCGTGCGGGTGCCGGACGAGGCCAGGCCGGGACGGCGGCTGCAGGAGGTGCAGACGTACTCCACGATGACCCGGTCACTGGCCGGGATGGCCGAGCGGCTGCGCGGCCTGGGCGTGACCCGGGTGGTGATGGAGGCGACGAGCGACTATTGGAAACCGGCGTTCTACCTTCTGGAGGCGTACGGGTTCGAGGTGTGGCTGGTCAACGCCCGCGACGTCAAGCACCTGCCGGGCCGGCCCAAGACCGACAAGCTGGACGCGGTGTGGTTGTGCAAGGTCGCTGAGCGGCAGATGATCCGGCCCAGTTTCGTGCCGCCGCCACCGATCCGGATGCTGCGGGACCTGACCCGTTACCGGGTCGATCTGGTGGCTCAGGCCGGTGCCGAACGCAACCGCGTCGAGAAACTGCTGGAAGACGCCCAGATCAAGCTGTCGGTCGTGGTCAGTGACCTGTTCGGGGTGTCCGGGCGGGCGATGATGGCCGCGCTGATCGCCGGGCGGCGTGATCCCAAGTCGCTGGCCCAGATGGCGCGCTCCAGCCTGCGCCGCAAGATCCCCGCCCTGGAGGAAGCGCTGACCGGGCACTTCAACGACCACCACGCGTTCCTGCTGGGCAAAATGATCGCCCGGGTGGAAGCGATCGAGGCCGACATCGCCGAGGTCGACGCCCGGATCGAGGCGCAGCTTGCCCCTTTCGTCGAAGCGGCGGCCCGGCTGATTGAGATCCCCGGAGTCGGCCCGGCCGCCGCGGCTGCGATCATCGCCGAGATCGGCGTGGACATGAGCCGCTTCCCGACCCCGGCGCACCTGGCCGGATGGGCCCGCTTCGCCCCCGGCGTCAAGGAATCCGCCGGACGCAAGAAGGGCAGCGGGTCGACCGGGCACGGCAACCCCTACCTGGCCCGCGTCCTGGGCCAGATCGCCGTGTCCGCCGCCCGGACCAACACGTTCCTCGGCGAACGCTACCGACGCATCGCCCGAAGACGCGGCGCCAAACGCGCCATCGTCGCCGTGGGCCGTTCCGTCCTGACCATCATCTGGCACCTGCTGGCCGACCCCGAAGCCCACTTCCAGGACCTCGGGGCCGACTTCTACCTCAGCCGCACCGACACCGAACGCCGCAAACGCAACCACATCAGCCAACTCGAAGCCCTCGGCTACCGAGTCACCCTCGAACTAGCCGCATAA
- a CDS encoding GAF and ANTAR domain-containing protein, with product MNLDTRKPLFDTLGVLETAALLRELTAGLIAVDDFDEALARLVRVARDAVPGIDCCGFTALRAGEPAGAAASDAGRAELDDLRHGPDTPAMTAIQRREMIIAPDLDRDARWPAWAGRARGLGVRGVISAPVDVDEQVIGAINLYAESADALTTRHQLTAMLLAEHAGLLLAAVRDRQRQAARADQLDSALLEEGVVGQAVGVIMTQRGCPAPEALEVLRSAASSLDIPLREVAERLVLTVSRPRDN from the coding sequence GTGAACCTCGACACGCGGAAGCCTCTGTTCGACACGCTCGGGGTGCTGGAGACCGCCGCGCTGCTGCGCGAGCTGACCGCCGGCCTCATCGCGGTCGACGACTTCGACGAGGCGCTGGCCCGGCTGGTCCGCGTCGCGCGGGACGCCGTACCCGGGATCGACTGCTGCGGCTTCACCGCCCTGCGGGCCGGCGAGCCCGCCGGGGCGGCCGCCTCGGACGCCGGCCGGGCCGAGCTGGACGACCTCCGGCACGGTCCCGACACCCCGGCGATGACCGCGATCCAACGCCGCGAGATGATCATCGCGCCCGATCTCGACCGGGACGCACGCTGGCCGGCGTGGGCCGGCCGGGCCCGCGGCCTCGGCGTGCGCGGGGTGATCTCCGCGCCGGTCGACGTGGACGAGCAGGTGATCGGTGCGATCAACCTGTACGCCGAGTCCGCCGACGCGCTCACCACCCGGCACCAGCTCACCGCGATGCTCCTCGCCGAGCACGCCGGGCTGTTGCTGGCCGCCGTCCGGGACCGCCAGCGGCAGGCCGCCCGGGCCGATCAGCTCGACTCGGCGCTGCTGGAGGAGGGGGTGGTCGGGCAGGCCGTCGGCGTGATCATGACCCAGCGCGGCTGCCCGGCCCCGGAGGCGCTGGAGGTGCTGCGCAGCGCCGCCTCCTCGTTGGACATCCCGCTGCGCGAGGTCGCCGAGCGGCTGGTCCTCACCGTCTCCCGACCTCGAGACAACTGA
- a CDS encoding winged helix-turn-helix domain-containing protein — protein sequence MSVSPASSRAGWHTAQPAVPGRPPGGQRRPVNSTPVLTVTLNIPLAGEESLSPAARRLLEAARELLERGEAVISGGPGPAERRPDPVPAGRSPARPLAPAIPTLHILAASRSVLRDGEPLPLTRLEFDLLLHLVAHPRRVFTRLQLLNAVWGYEHAGVRTVDVHVRRLRGKVGVDVPLVTTVYGVGYRLADDARVTIDRTG from the coding sequence TTGTCGGTCAGCCCCGCCTCGTCGCGCGCCGGATGGCATACGGCCCAGCCTGCGGTTCCCGGTCGTCCCCCCGGCGGCCAGCGTCGCCCCGTCAACAGCACGCCGGTGCTCACCGTCACCCTGAACATCCCACTGGCCGGTGAGGAGTCGCTGAGCCCGGCCGCCCGCCGCCTGCTGGAGGCCGCCCGCGAGCTGCTCGAACGCGGTGAGGCGGTGATCTCCGGCGGGCCCGGCCCGGCGGAGCGACGGCCCGACCCGGTGCCGGCCGGTCGGTCCCCGGCCCGGCCCCTCGCGCCGGCCATCCCGACCCTGCACATCCTGGCCGCGTCCCGGTCCGTGCTGCGCGACGGCGAGCCGCTGCCGCTCACCCGGCTGGAGTTCGACCTGCTGCTGCACCTGGTCGCCCATCCCCGCCGGGTGTTCACCCGGTTGCAGTTGCTCAACGCCGTCTGGGGCTACGAGCACGCCGGCGTCCGCACCGTCGATGTGCACGTGCGCCGGCTGCGCGGCAAGGTCGGCGTGGACGTCCCGCTGGTCACCACCGTCTACGGCGTCGGCTACCGGCTCGCCGACGACGCGCGGGTCACGATCGACCGCACCGGCTGA
- a CDS encoding DUF72 domain-containing protein produces the protein MGEIKVGTASWTDRTLLDSGWYPQTADTPEKRLAYYARQFPLVEVDATYYSPPAERTARLWVERTPPGFTFNVKAFSLLTGHPTRVGALYADLRPQTEKRNVYPDDLPPQAYEEIWTRFLSALDPLVEAGKLGALLFQFPPWFTIKRDNKQYLLEVARRCAPLRPAFEFRHASWFAGDNADETLGFLRQHGLAYVCVDMPQGHRSSVPPVLAATADLALVRFHGHSDRWTSKDIHEKFGYDYSDRELRDWAPKLRELAGAAEQTHVLMNNCYRDYAQRNGQRLQALLGAA, from the coding sequence ATGGGTGAGATCAAGGTGGGCACCGCCTCCTGGACCGACCGGACCCTGCTCGACTCCGGCTGGTACCCGCAGACCGCGGACACGCCGGAGAAGCGGCTGGCCTACTACGCCCGGCAGTTCCCGCTGGTCGAGGTGGACGCCACCTACTACTCGCCGCCGGCGGAGCGGACCGCGCGGCTGTGGGTGGAGCGCACCCCGCCCGGCTTCACCTTCAACGTGAAGGCGTTCAGCCTGCTGACCGGCCACCCGACCCGGGTCGGCGCGCTCTATGCGGACCTGCGCCCGCAGACGGAGAAGCGGAACGTCTACCCGGACGACCTGCCGCCGCAGGCGTACGAGGAAATCTGGACGCGGTTCCTGTCCGCCCTCGATCCGCTGGTCGAGGCGGGCAAGCTCGGCGCGCTGCTGTTCCAGTTCCCGCCCTGGTTCACCATCAAGCGGGACAACAAGCAGTACCTGCTGGAGGTGGCGCGCCGGTGCGCACCGCTGCGCCCGGCCTTCGAGTTCCGGCACGCCTCCTGGTTCGCCGGGGACAACGCCGACGAGACACTCGGCTTCCTGCGGCAACACGGGCTGGCGTACGTCTGCGTCGACATGCCGCAGGGGCACCGCTCGTCCGTACCGCCGGTGCTGGCGGCCACCGCGGACCTCGCGCTGGTCCGCTTCCACGGTCACAGCGACAGGTGGACCAGCAAGGACATCCACGAGAAGTTCGGCTACGACTACTCCGACCGGGAGTTGCGCGACTGGGCGCCGAAACTACGCGAACTGGCCGGCGCGGCCGAGCAGACCCACGTGCTCATGAACAACTGCTATCGCGACTATGCCCAGCGCAACGGCCAGCGGTTGCAGGCCCTGCTCGGCGCCGCCTGA
- a CDS encoding DUF3500 domain-containing protein gives MRAAAGALLAALDEPARLLARHDFDDEDARRWLEYRPRPRPGVSLAGLDVTARKAAHRLLATALSPAAYAQAMAVVALEEVLDRAEGWRRGRHSGDYWVAVFGDPARDDRWGWRFEGHHLSVSMTVVDDQVSPAPLFLGANPATVRHAGRPVSRPLGPEEDLARELLDELGPAGRAAAIIADEAPADIISATRPTAPDRLDPLGVPRDRLTPMGRALLDRLVALYLDRLPPELAAREASRLDGRELHFAWAGPTRPGQRHYYRVQGDDLLIEYDNTTDDGNHAHTVLRRPASDFGTDVLAAHHTTTPTDAWLIKEFASRCRSTPTQTP, from the coding sequence ATGCGCGCGGCGGCCGGCGCGTTGCTGGCGGCGCTCGACGAGCCGGCGCGGCTGCTGGCCCGGCACGACTTCGACGACGAGGACGCTCGGCGCTGGCTGGAGTACCGCCCCCGGCCCAGGCCGGGGGTCAGCCTCGCCGGCCTGGACGTCACCGCCCGCAAGGCCGCCCATCGGCTGCTGGCCACCGCGCTCAGCCCGGCCGCGTACGCCCAGGCGATGGCGGTCGTCGCGTTGGAGGAGGTGCTCGACCGGGCGGAGGGCTGGCGGCGCGGCCGGCACAGCGGCGACTACTGGGTGGCCGTGTTCGGCGACCCGGCCCGGGACGACCGGTGGGGCTGGCGGTTCGAGGGGCACCACCTGTCGGTGAGCATGACCGTGGTCGACGACCAGGTCTCCCCCGCCCCGCTCTTCCTCGGCGCCAACCCGGCCACCGTCCGGCACGCCGGCCGCCCGGTCTCCCGGCCGCTCGGCCCCGAGGAGGACCTGGCCCGCGAGCTGCTGGACGAGCTCGGGCCGGCCGGACGGGCCGCCGCGATCATCGCGGACGAGGCCCCGGCCGACATCATCAGCGCCACCCGGCCCACCGCCCCGGATCGGCTGGACCCGCTCGGTGTCCCCCGGGACCGGCTCACCCCGATGGGGCGGGCGCTGCTCGACCGGCTCGTCGCGCTCTACCTGGACCGGCTCCCGCCCGAGCTGGCCGCGCGCGAGGCGAGCCGGCTCGACGGCCGGGAGCTGCACTTCGCCTGGGCCGGCCCGACTCGCCCGGGCCAGCGGCACTACTACCGGGTGCAGGGCGACGACCTGCTGATCGAGTACGACAACACCACCGACGACGGCAACCACGCGCACACCGTGCTGCGCCGCCCGGCCAGCGACTTCGGCACCGACGTCCTAGCCGCCCACCACACCACCACCCCCACTGACGCCTGGTTGATCAAGGAGTTTGCGTCTCGTTGCCGATCAACTCCGACGCAAACTCCTTGA
- a CDS encoding TraR/DksA family transcriptional regulator, with the protein MLVHDTTATGRSQAEVDQIRQSLQSRYDELTSEYEQAVLQSQVLRLVEIGDTAGDDQADSGTKTAERDTAQSLLRSILDRRAQFEHALTRLEEGTYGFCEGCSAPIPVERLEIFPSATSCVSCKQNRERRAA; encoded by the coding sequence ATGCTCGTCCACGACACGACAGCCACGGGCCGCTCCCAGGCGGAAGTCGACCAGATCCGGCAGTCCCTGCAGTCGCGCTACGACGAGCTGACCTCGGAGTACGAGCAGGCCGTGCTGCAGAGCCAGGTGCTGCGGCTGGTCGAGATCGGGGACACCGCCGGCGACGACCAGGCCGACAGCGGCACCAAGACCGCCGAGCGGGACACCGCCCAGTCCCTGCTGCGCAGCATTTTGGACCGGCGCGCTCAGTTCGAGCACGCGCTCACCCGACTCGAGGAGGGCACGTACGGCTTCTGCGAGGGCTGCTCCGCGCCGATCCCGGTGGAACGGCTGGAGATCTTCCCCTCCGCCACGTCCTGCGTGTCCTGCAAGCAGAACCGGGAGCGGCGGGCGGCCTGA
- a CDS encoding class I SAM-dependent methyltransferase has product MGTDPDVDELIAEGAAVPVEGWDFSWLAGRASEERPPWGYARLVGARMATVQAALDVDTGGGEVLAEVPSPPPLLVATEAWPPNVPVARRTLRRVGATVVQVAQRSPLPFRDASFDLVVSRHPVDTRWDEIARVLRPGGSYLSQQIGAGTMRELSEAILGPLPPPAARHPEQAVAAAEAAGLTVVDLRTATLRAVFHDIAAVVYFLRKVIWTVPGFTVDRYRAELRRLHDRIRAEGPFVAHARRFLIEARRPLPARR; this is encoded by the coding sequence ATGGGCACGGACCCGGACGTCGATGAGCTGATCGCCGAGGGCGCGGCGGTGCCGGTCGAGGGCTGGGACTTCTCCTGGCTGGCCGGGCGGGCCAGCGAGGAGCGCCCGCCCTGGGGGTACGCCCGCCTGGTCGGCGCCCGGATGGCCACCGTCCAGGCCGCCCTCGACGTGGACACCGGCGGGGGCGAGGTGCTGGCCGAGGTGCCCAGCCCGCCGCCGCTGCTGGTCGCCACCGAGGCGTGGCCGCCGAACGTCCCGGTCGCCCGCCGTACGCTGCGCCGGGTCGGCGCCACCGTCGTCCAGGTGGCGCAGCGGTCGCCGCTGCCGTTCCGGGACGCCTCGTTCGACCTGGTGGTCAGCCGGCACCCGGTGGACACCCGGTGGGACGAGATCGCCCGGGTGCTGCGCCCCGGCGGCAGCTACCTGTCCCAGCAGATCGGCGCCGGCACGATGCGGGAGCTCAGCGAGGCCATCCTCGGGCCGCTCCCACCGCCGGCCGCCCGACACCCCGAGCAGGCGGTCGCCGCCGCCGAGGCCGCCGGGCTGACCGTGGTGGACCTGCGTACGGCCACCCTGCGGGCGGTCTTCCACGACATTGCCGCCGTGGTCTACTTCCTGCGCAAGGTGATCTGGACGGTGCCCGGCTTCACCGTCGACCGTTACCGCGCCGAACTCCGCCGCCTGCACGACCGCATCCGCGCCGAGGGCCCCTTCGTCGCCCACGCCCGCCGATTCCTCATCGAAGCCCGCCGCCCCCTCCCCGCCAGGCGTTGA
- a CDS encoding cupin domain-containing protein: protein MPRQDLAPSPGGGGRPAVPSAATAALARCVAVDPAKFAADHWGRSPLLSRAAELPNPDGFTDLLSPADADELLSRRGLRTPFLRLAKDGELVPAAHYTGGGGAGAEIGDQVLDEKVLQLYADGATLVLQGLHRTWPALIDLARDLGTALAQPVQVNAYLTPAGSQGFATHYDTHDVFVLQVDGRKHWRIHPPVLPDPLERQPWGGRADEVAATAEGRPTLDVVLTPGDALYLPRGWLHSAQAQEASSLHLTVGVRALTRYALVEELLALAAEDPRLRSGLPLGVDVADPDAIEPELTETVEALRDWLLRADPAAVAARLRDRAWPAARPAPIRPLAQAAALAALTADSRVAPREGLRWQLTPTGDDGRVALRLFDRTITLPGTCEPAVRALLTGEVTRVGDLPGLDDDADRLVLTRRLLKEAALTPA, encoded by the coding sequence GTGCCGCGCCAAGACCTGGCACCGTCGCCGGGCGGCGGCGGCCGCCCGGCGGTTCCGTCCGCCGCGACCGCGGCCCTTGCCCGTTGCGTCGCCGTCGACCCGGCCAAGTTCGCCGCCGACCACTGGGGACGCAGCCCCCTGCTGTCCCGGGCGGCCGAACTGCCCAACCCGGACGGCTTCACCGATCTGCTCAGCCCGGCCGACGCGGACGAGCTGCTCAGCCGCCGCGGCCTGCGTACCCCGTTCCTGCGGCTGGCCAAGGACGGGGAGCTGGTGCCCGCGGCGCACTACACCGGCGGCGGCGGCGCGGGCGCCGAGATCGGCGACCAGGTCCTCGACGAGAAGGTCCTGCAGCTGTACGCCGACGGCGCGACCCTGGTGCTGCAGGGTCTGCACCGGACCTGGCCGGCGCTGATCGACCTCGCCCGCGACCTGGGCACCGCCCTGGCCCAGCCCGTCCAGGTCAACGCCTACCTGACCCCGGCCGGCAGCCAGGGCTTCGCCACCCACTACGACACCCACGACGTCTTCGTGCTCCAGGTCGACGGCCGCAAGCACTGGCGGATCCACCCGCCCGTGCTGCCCGACCCGCTCGAGCGGCAGCCGTGGGGCGGGCGGGCCGACGAGGTCGCCGCCACCGCCGAGGGCCGGCCCACGCTGGACGTGGTGCTCACCCCCGGCGACGCGCTCTACCTGCCCCGCGGCTGGCTGCACAGCGCCCAGGCGCAGGAGGCCAGCTCGCTGCACCTGACCGTGGGCGTCCGGGCGCTGACCCGGTACGCCCTGGTCGAGGAGCTGCTGGCGCTCGCCGCCGAGGATCCCCGGCTGCGGTCCGGGCTGCCGCTCGGCGTCGACGTGGCCGACCCCGACGCCATCGAGCCGGAGCTGACCGAGACGGTGGAGGCGCTGCGCGACTGGCTGCTGCGGGCCGACCCGGCCGCCGTGGCCGCCCGGCTGCGGGACCGCGCCTGGCCGGCCGCCCGGCCGGCACCCATCCGGCCCCTGGCCCAGGCAGCCGCGCTGGCCGCGCTGACCGCGGACAGCCGGGTCGCCCCACGGGAGGGCCTGCGCTGGCAGCTCACCCCGACCGGCGACGACGGCCGGGTGGCGCTGCGCCTGTTCGACCGCACCATCACCTTGCCCGGCACCTGCGAGCCGGCGGTGCGCGCCCTGCTCACCGGCGAGGTGACCCGGGTCGGCGACCTGCCCGGCCTCGACGACGACGCCGACCGCCTGGTCCTAACCCGCCGCCTCCTCAAAGAAGCCGCCCTAACCCCCGCCTAA
- a CDS encoding PIG-L deacetylase family protein codes for MGQPEPLTPLTEDWQRALAVVAHPDDLEFGAAAAVARWTGQGKQVVYCLLTSGEAGIDGMPPDRARVLREEEQRASAAVVGVDTVEFLGLPDGLLEYGVPLRREIAAVVRRHRPDIVITGNFRETWDGAYALNQADHVACGRAVLDGVRDAGNRWLFPEQLVDGVEPWPRVREVWAAASPRARHGVDVTATFERGVASLRAHGAYLSGLGDGGFDAEEFLEGLARPAGTRLGVRYGTAFEVFRLNLG; via the coding sequence GTGGGGCAGCCGGAGCCGTTGACGCCACTGACCGAGGACTGGCAGCGGGCGCTCGCCGTGGTGGCCCACCCCGACGACCTGGAATTCGGCGCGGCGGCCGCGGTGGCCCGCTGGACCGGGCAGGGCAAGCAGGTCGTCTACTGCCTGCTCACCAGCGGCGAGGCCGGTATCGACGGGATGCCGCCGGACCGGGCGCGGGTGCTGCGGGAGGAGGAGCAGCGGGCGTCGGCAGCGGTGGTCGGGGTGGACACGGTGGAGTTCCTGGGCCTGCCGGACGGGCTGCTGGAGTACGGGGTCCCGCTGCGCCGGGAGATCGCCGCTGTGGTCCGTCGGCATCGCCCCGACATCGTGATCACCGGCAACTTCCGGGAGACCTGGGACGGGGCGTACGCGTTGAACCAGGCCGACCACGTGGCCTGCGGCCGGGCGGTGCTGGACGGGGTCCGGGACGCCGGCAACCGGTGGCTCTTCCCGGAGCAGCTGGTGGACGGCGTCGAGCCGTGGCCGCGGGTACGCGAGGTGTGGGCGGCGGCCTCGCCGCGGGCCCGACACGGGGTGGACGTGACGGCCACCTTCGAGCGGGGCGTGGCGTCGCTGCGCGCGCACGGGGCGTACCTGAGCGGTCTGGGCGACGGCGGCTTCGACGCGGAGGAGTTCCTCGAGGGGCTGGCCCGACCGGCCGGCACCCGCCTGGGCGTCCGATACGGCACCGCCTTCGAGGTCTTCCGCCTCAACCTCGGGTAG
- a CDS encoding DUF2231 domain-containing protein yields the protein MESRLRVQGHPIQPMLVTFPFGLFVSAAVLDLADVAGGPAFLGEVGYWTAVAALVAAALAAVAGMVDLWDVRADRTRRTVVTCNLVNGGMAALFLLACLIRAQAPHRGATGVELAVELLALAVGSIGVWLGARLVRQFDRPPAAEPAGFEALADLPGPTVEIIRPPA from the coding sequence ATGGAGAGCCGACTGCGGGTGCAGGGGCACCCCATCCAACCCATGCTGGTGACATTCCCGTTCGGACTCTTCGTCAGCGCGGCCGTCCTCGACCTGGCCGACGTCGCCGGTGGGCCGGCGTTCCTCGGCGAGGTGGGCTACTGGACCGCCGTCGCCGCCCTGGTCGCCGCCGCGCTCGCCGCCGTCGCCGGCATGGTCGACCTGTGGGACGTGCGCGCCGACCGGACCCGCCGTACCGTCGTCACCTGCAACCTGGTCAACGGCGGGATGGCGGCGCTGTTCCTGCTCGCCTGCCTGATCCGGGCGCAGGCGCCGCACCGCGGCGCGACCGGCGTCGAGCTGGCCGTCGAGCTGCTCGCGCTGGCCGTCGGGTCGATCGGGGTCTGGCTCGGCGCCCGGCTGGTGCGGCAGTTCGACCGGCCCCCGGCCGCCGAGCCGGCCGGCTTCGAGGCCCTCGCCGACCTGCCCGGCCCCACCGTGGAGATCATCCGCCCGCCGGCCTGA